In the genome of Fusarium poae strain DAOMC 252244 chromosome 1, whole genome shotgun sequence, the window TTTGGGCTTAGAGAGTCCTTAATCCCCCTTTTCTTAGAGAGAAAGAACATCATTACATTAGCATATACCCATTGCATAGGCCTTATGGAGATGAAGACATGTTCAGCTTAGGCTGATAGACTGAATATAAACTAAacaaagtaaaaataaaaacacaCTGAATAGAAAAATAGTTCCTACATCTGCGTTCGTGATTTCGGGAACAACATATAGCATCACATGGGAATTATAGAAGCAACACAAGTCACGTTTTCAGTTCTAAGagattaatagtattaaagttGTTTTTCAATTTTTATTCTCCAATTATTTATCTAGATAAAAGGTATTCATGCAAAACCAAAAACAAACCAGAAATTCAAACTGTCATGTACCAAGCCGATTGACAGGCTATCTACTTACTGGAACTCCGTGGATATCATATCATAGCATACCGTATTGTCCCATTCCATTTCGTTCTCAAGTTCATTACTCCGCTGTAACTCGCCCTTACTCGATATCGATCTTGTGGATCTCAGTCCACTCCTTCTCGGCCTTGGGGACAGTGATGATCAAGACACCATCCTCCATCTTGGCAGTGATGCCCAGGCCGTCAACCTCATCGCGCTCGTTAGCTCCCACAGGGGGTAGCGTCACGGTGCGCTCAAACATGCCGACCTTGCGCTCGCTGGAGGCGAGAGAGTTGAGGAAGGCCTCGTCGCCAGGGCGGTGGACAACACCGGAGATCTTGAGAAGGCTGCGGGCGGCGTCCCAGTTGAGACCAATGTCCTCCTTCTTTGCACCGGGAAGGGCGACGTGGATGACGTACGACTTTTCGGTGTTGAAGACGTCAATGGGTGGGTTGAATGAGGAGTCTGATGATTCAGTAGTGGAGCTAGTGGTTCGGTCTTGGTTCTGTGTCTCCTGGAACTGCTCGCGCATGTTGCGGAAGAAAGGATGGCTGGCCCAACCGCGAAAGAGAGCAGGGAAATCAAAGGGGCCACCgtaaggaggaggaggagggtgaGGTCCGTGGTGAGGACCATGGTGAGGGCCATGATGGGGGCCATGTCCATGAGGGAAACCTCCACGACCTCGTCCACCTCGAGGACCGCCACGGCCGCGACCACGTCCAGGCCACTGGGGGCCAGCTCCGCAGTGGTTCTCTTCAGGAGCAACTTCCTCAGGGTCAGGGATGTTCAGAGTCTCTTCAGAAGGGCGGCTGTCGGTACTGGTAGCTTCTTTTGGCTGCTCGCTGCGAGTGCGAGAGTCGGGAGCGTTCTCGCCGGTGAACCAAGGACCCCAGACGAAGCCATCAGCCTCGGGGGGTGGGGGAGGACCACGAGGACCTCGAGGGCCGTGATGGGGACCAGGAGCACCAACTCCAGGTCCTCCAAAGGGGAAACCGGCCATGAAAGAGGGAAGGGGAGTCTCGGTTTGGTGATCAACGCCACGGCCGGTTCCCTGGTTGGGGTCAAACTGCTGGACAAAGTCCCAGAAgttcatgttgttgttgtatgGATTCTGGTGTGGGCTCATGATGGATGCGTGTGTATGTTTATGTTCGGCAAATTATgagtatttaaataagtagtGAGAGTGTTTGAATAGGTGAGTAAAGCTGGTGGTTAAATATCATGTCATGAGGGTTGGTAGCATAcgatttatataaaaaattctcCATATTAACTAGATGGGGCATCTCATCCGCTAGGAGGCGAGATCTAGACACATGCGTAACCCGCATCGTAACCTTGATTAGGCAAAGACAGAGCACGTACACTTGAAAACAATCAATCGAACCATTTGGACATGCGGAGAAGAGGGAAAATGTTTGGTTGTTCGGGACATTCTTGTCCGCGCGTCCGCTCACAGGGACATTCAAAGAGTTTCGCCTCCAAAACGTGTCCGAGTCTGGGGTTAAAGAGAAGTACAAGCGGTCCCGAAGATCCAATTAGACGCCCGGGGGCGAATAGTTGAGCCACACTTTAGATTTCAAAGGCCTGGGCTGGTCCGTTGATTCGGTGCCGAGTTGCTGTGCCTCGCACTTTTCTAACGTGCGATGGGCGGACAAACCAACAATAATCTGTCCGCGCTTGGAAGAATGTAGCAGCTAAAGGAACTCATTAGCATATTTTCGCTGCCTAAAGAATGGACTAATGTTGAAGACGCCTAAAAACGCTGACTCACTTGTTGTTAGTTCCTACATGTCGCCACATCAGATTAGATCGATCAGTCTTTAATAGTTGCGTGGACATTTGATGTCTTTATTGTCATTTGATTTGTTAAAATATTTTGATTATTGACTTGGATAGAAAATAGTGACTCTATCCTATCTATCTTACGTTTTCACTCGTCACCATACCACCCTGGTTTGTGGTTGTTTACCTTGATTTCAGTTGTCTCACCACCTAAATCTGCCCACTTACACGGCTGGTCTACGTCACCCATATTGCCTGTCACTTGTTTGCGCAAGCAACAAAGTCGGCGAATAATATCATTTCTCCTCGGGGAATGAATCTCAAACTCTCATTTCAATCATCGAGAAGAACCAACGGAAATAAACATATTTCTGACCCAGATCACTCAGACAGTAGCCACTTCAAACCTTCAGCAGCATCCCTCTCACGCTTCTGCGAAATCTCAAGTTCAGGAAACATAGCCCAGAATGCATGAGGCAGACCAGGATAGATGTCAATCTTGGTAGGAACTCCTTCGTCCTTGTAGACCTGCTCAAGAATAATGCTGCAGTCTCGTACAGGATCCATCCCACAGGCCTGGAAGTAAGTCTTGGGAAGCCCCGCATGGCTGGGAAAGGCGACAGGAAACGCCAGAGGGCTCTTCATGTCGGGTTTGTACTTGGCTGTTATCTTCTAGTCAGTGAAATATTACATCGTAACGTGAACTGTGTTACCATACAGTGAACAAAATTCATCGACTCGCTGCTAAACACAGGAGCCTTGGCGCACTGCTCCCAGCTAATGAAGTGGTCCTTGTATTTCTCGGGAACGGTCTGATCATTGACTCCAGAGGTGATCGGTGCGTAGACGCCAGTCAGGAGAGGTTCAATCTCGGCGTCGTGGTACAAGTGCGAAACAACCAGAGATATGTCGGCGCCTGAGCTGGTACCTCCAATGATGAAGCC includes:
- a CDS encoding hypothetical protein (MEROPS:MER0034665~CAZy:CE10); this translates as MLNGWDMSTDLDAFREMMAQLRQFQPKPDPETLSYQMQDFKIPLRDGFEVNARSYTPNHWTPSDGRPGLIVFHGGGFVTGDLETEAGLCAQFTKLGGIALNIDYRHAPEHVFPQAINDAFDATVWASQNADKFGINPSKGFIIGGTSSGADISLVVSHLYHDAEIEPLLTGVYAPITSGVNDQTVPEKYKDHFISWEQCAKAPVFSSESMNFVHSKYKPDMKSPLAFPVAFPSHAGLPKTYFQACGMDPVRDCSIILEQVYKDEGVPTKIDIYPGLPHAFWAMFPELEISQKRERDAAEGLKWLLSE